A window of the Sabethes cyaneus chromosome 1, idSabCyanKW18_F2, whole genome shotgun sequence genome harbors these coding sequences:
- the LOC128740183 gene encoding mitochondrial-processing peptidase subunit beta has product MASLLKLANTLRVTGNGARVIQRLKSSNAADFRAALVNVPPTETSQLDSGLRVASEDSGSQTATVGLWIDAGSRYEDNRNNGVAHFLEHMAFKGTSKRSQTDLELEVENMGAHLNAYTSREQTVFYAKCLSKDVPKAVEILSDIIQNSKLGESEIERERGVILREMQEVESNMQEVVFDHLHATAYQGTPLGNTILGPTKNIQSIGKSDLQAYIDSHYKAPRIVLAAAGGVKHRDLVQLAQSNLGKIGSTFDGKAPQLTACRFTGSEVRVRDDSLPLAHVAIAVEGCGWTDQDNVPLMVANTLIGAWDRSQGGGANNASRLAVASAEDNLCHNFQSFNTCYKDTGLWGIYFVCDPLKCEDMVFNLQNEWMRLCTMVTDSEVDRAKNLLKTNMLLQLDGTTPICEDIGRQMLCYNRRIPLHELEKRIDSVNAQNVRDVAMKYIYDRCPAVAAVGPVENLPDYIRIRGSMNWVRV; this is encoded by the exons ATGGCATCGCTACTGAAACTGGCCAACACCCTGCGGGTGACTGGCAACGGAGCGCGAGTGATTCAG CGTCTGAAGTCGTCGAATGCTGCCGATTTCCGTGCTGCGCTGGTTAATGTTCCACCGACCGAAACGTCGCAGTTGGACAGTGGACTGCGTGTTGCCAGCGAGGATTCCGGCTCACAGACGGCTACGGTTGGCCTGTGGATCGATGCTGGCTCTCGGTATGAGGACAACCGTAACAATGGGGTAGCCCATTTCCTGGAGCATATGGCATTCAAGGGAACTTCCAAGCGGTCTCAAACCGACCTGGAATTGGAGGTTGAGAACATGGGCGCTCATTTGAATGCGTACACGTCCCGCGAACAGACCGTGTTTTACGCCAAGTGTCTGTCCAAAGATGTCCCGAAGGCAGTGGAAATTCTATCGGACATCATCCAGAACTCGAAGCTCGGTGAATCGGAAATCGAGCGCGAGCGTGGTGTCATTCTGCGCGAAATGCAGGAGGTTGAAAGTAACATGCAGGAAGTTGTGTTCGATCATCTGCATGCCACGGCCTACCAGGGAACGCCGTTGGGTAATACCATTTTGGGACCCACCAAGAATAtccaatcgattggaaagtCGGACCTGCAGGCTTATATCGATTCGCACTACAAGGCTCCCCGAATTGTGCTGGCCGCTGCCGGGGGTGTTAAACATCGGGATCTAGTTCAGTTGGCTCAATCGAACCTGGGCAAGATTGGTAGCACTTTCGATGGAAAGGCTCCACAGTTGACGGCCTGCCGATTCACCGGCTCGGAGGTTCGCGTACGTGATGATTCGCTGCCGCTGGCTCACGTTGCCATTGCCGTCGAGGGCTGCGGATGGACCGATCAGGACAATGTTCCACTGATGGTTGCCAATACGTTGATTGGAGCTTGGGATCGTTCGCAG GGCGGTGGTGCCAACAATGCATCTCGTTTGGCCGTAGCGTCGGCAGAGGACAATCTGTGCCACAACTTCCAGTCGTTCAATACTTGCTACAAGGACACCGGTCTGTGGGGTATCTACTTCGTGTGCGATCCGCTCAAGTGTGAGGATATGGTGTTTAATTTGCAGAACGAATGGATGCGTCTCTGCACGATGGTCACCGATAGTGAAGTCGATCGCGCTAAGAACCTGTTGAAAACCAACATGTTGCTTCAGTTGGATGGAACGACTCCGATTTGCGAGGATATCGGTCGTCAGATGCTGTGCTATAACCGTCGTATTCCTCTGCACGAGCTGGAAAAGAGGATTGAT aGCGTAAATGCGCAAAACGTGCGTGATGTTGCGATGAAATACATTTACGACCGTTGTCCGGCGGTTGCTGCGGTTGGTCCCGTTGAGAACCTGCCCGACTACATTCGCATCCGTGGCTCGATGAACTGGGTCCGAGTGTAA
- the LOC128745082 gene encoding 2-(3-amino-3-carboxypropyl)histidine synthase subunit 2 codes for MAVAFSSNEAAALERQLESTPEDGQHSVEIANIKSFWNDQVQKQCSDWILTNKYKKVCLQFPDALLPFSTTVAEQLQRAIPEAEFFILGDTSYGSCCVDEIAASHVSADAIVHFGHTCLSRSVRLPTHYVFLRGQLDVDRLVAAFSDKFPDGGTKLAVFYDVSYAYCMDSIGDKLGEHFKCLTMGKLAACEEAKNFLSWKLEELSAENSSCVFIGHDNQSFFNISNSVKAETWFRYDPSTNSLELADPLNSKWLRRRFYYIEKCKDARSLGIVVATLTADGYLDVVNRVQQLAKARGIRTYIISVGKINPAKLANFAEIDCFVLVGCPENNLFTSREFFKPLVSVFECELAFNPAWMGQFPDRYSTNFAEILPSGSLYRPFDPAAVDSEAADVSLVTGMVRNATRSEVEQPETSAGSSSQQLLVRGRNELATVSSGDAFQNRSWQGLEQNLGRDAPAVVVEGRSGIPIKYDNDLNEK; via the exons ATGGCCGTTGCATTTAGTTCCAACGAAGCGGCTGCCCTTGAACGCCAGCTGGAATCGACACCGGAAGACGGTCAACATTCGGTGGAAATCGCCAACATCAAAAGCTTTTGGAATGATCAGGTGCAGAAGCAGTGCTCTGATTGGATTTTGACaaacaaatacaaaaag GTTTGCCTTCAATTCCCCGACGCACTGTTACCGTTCAGCACAACGGTGGCGGAACAGTTGCAACGAGCGATTCCGGAGGCAGAGTTTTTCATTTTGGGGGATACTTCCTACGGTAGCTGTTGTGTAGATGAAATCGCCGCTTCCCATGTTTCGGCCGATGCTATCGTTCATTTTGGTCATACTTGTCTAAGTCGTTCCGTGCGCTTACCCACGCATTATGTATTTCTGCGAGGTCAACTTGATGTGGACCGTTTGGTGGCAGCTTTCAGCGATAAGTTCCCCGATGGCGGTACTAAACTGGCGGTGTTCTATGACGTTAGCTATGCTTACTGTATGGATTCAATCGGCGATAAATTAGGGGAGCATTTCAAATGTTTAACAATGGGCAAGCTGGCTGCTTGTGAGGAAGCGAAAAATTTCCTCAGCTGGAAATTGGAAGAATTGTCTGCTGAGAATTCAAGTTGCGTTTTCATTGGACACGATAATCAAAGCTTTTTCAATATTTCCAACAGCGTGAAAGCGGAAACTTGGTTTCGGTATGATCCTTCTACTAACAGTTTGGAACTGGCCGATCCCTTGAACTCTAAATGGTTGCGACGTCGTTTCTATTACATTGAAAAATGCAAAGATGCTCGCTCGTTGGGAATAGTTGTGGCAACACTAACTGCTGACGGATACTTGGATGTGGTCAATCGGGTCCAACAATTGGCAAAGGCACGGGGCATACGCACCTATATCATTTCAGTTGGAAAAATAAATCCAGCGAAGCTGGCAAATTTCGCCGAAATTGATTGCTTTGTGCTGGTTGGCTGTCCGGAAAATAATCTATTTACTTCGCGGGAGTTTTTTAAACCTCTGGTTTCGGTTTTTGAGTGTGAATTGGCATTTAATCCAGCCTGGATGGGACAGTTTCCTGATCGTTATAGCACGAACTTTGCAGAGATTTTACCCTCTGGAAGCCTGTACCGACCATTCGATCCGGCAGCCGTCGACTCCGAGGCGGCCGATGTTAGCTTAGTGACTGGGATGGTGCGGAACGCAACGCGCTCTGAGGTGGAACAACCGGAGACCAGTGCAGGTAGCAGCAGTCAGCAGCTGTTGGTACGAGGCCGAAATGAGCTTGCCACCGTTAGTTCGGGTGATGCCTTTCAGAACCGTAGCTGGCAGGGATTGGAACAGAATCTGGGTCGTGATGCGCCGGCTGTGGTGGTGGAAGGTCGAAGCGGTATTCCGATTAAATACGATAACGATTTGAATGAGAAATAA